The Candidatus Polarisedimenticolia bacterium genomic sequence GAGGGTCCCGCGGGGCTCCGCCTGGAAGAGGTTCTGGAGAGCGGCGAGCTGCGGGAGATTGCCCGCTCCGAGCTCGACCTGCGCGCTTCCGGCTGGTACGTCACGCCGCCGAAGACCGACTGCCGCGTGCGGGCCCATCTCGGGGTGGAGGATCGGGACGGCTTCAGGACTTTGCTTGTGAGCAACGTTCTGCGGATCCCGCGCGAGGGGGCCGGGGACGAGAGCGAATCGTGGCGCGACCCGAGGGCGCGGCGGGAAACGCAGACATCCCGCTTGGGCGGGTCTTCCCCGTCCGGGAAGCCCGACTGGCAGCGGCGCGCCGGAATTACCGGCGGATTGTCGCCGCGAGCCGCCGCCCGCCCGCCGGCGGCCGGCAGCCTGGCGCTGGTCCTGCACGCCCATCTTCCCTTCATCCGCCATCCGGAGCGGGAGTACTTCCTGGAGGAGCACTGGCTCTTCGAGGCGATCACCGAGACCTACCTGCCTCTTCTGGATCTCCTGGAGGATCTCTGCCGCGATCGCGTCCCCGCGCGACTCACCATGTCGCTGACGCCGACCTTGATGGCGATGTTGCGGGACCCGGTCCTCATGGCCAAATATGCCAGCCATCTCGACCGGATGATCGAGCTGTCCCGGCGGGAGATGGCCCGCACGCGCGGCATCCCCGAGATGCGTCCCACCGCCGGCTTCTACCGCGACCGTCTGCGCCGCTTCCGCCAGCTGTTCCACGATGAATATGGCGGGGACCTGGTGGGGGGCTTCGCGCGGCTGGAGGCTCGGGGCGTGCTGGAGATCATCGGCTGCGCCGCCACGCACGGCCTGCTGCCGGCGCTGCTGTCGCCGGAGGCGGTGCGGGCCCAGGTCCTCCTCGGAGTGCGCGAGCACCGGCGCCAGCTGGGACGGCGCCCCTCCGGCTTCTGGCTGCCGGAATGCGGCTACTTCGAAGGGCTCGATCAGGTCCTCTCGGAAGCGGAGGTCGACTATTTCTTCGTCGACGCGCACGGCTTCCGGCAGGCCTCGCACCGCCCTCGCCTCGACCTGCACGCCCCGATCCTGACGCCGGCCGGGGTCGCCGCTTTCGCGCGCGATCAGGAGACCACGGTGCAGGTCTGGTCCTCGAAGGAAGGCTACCCCGGCGACCCGGAATACCGCGACTTCTACCGCGACATCGGCTTCGACCTCGAATGGGAGACGGTGGGGGAGTTCCTGGACCCGGCGGGGACGCGCGGCATGACCGGCTTCAAGTACCACCGGATCACCGGCGCCACCGACGGCAAGCAGCCCTACCGGCGCGACATCGCCCTGCAGCGCGTGGCGGTGCACGCGCGCGATTTCCTGGAGAACCGCCGCCGCCAGATGGAATACCTGGCGCGCCCCGGCTTCCGCAAGCCGCTGGTCACCTCGATGTACGACGCCGAGCTGTTCGGCCACTGGTGGTTCGAGGGACCGGAATGGCTGGCGGCGGTGCTGCGCGAGGCCGCCGAGCACGGCATCCGCACGGTCAGCCCCGGCGACTATCTGCAGGAGAATCCGGTCACGCAGGAGTCGGAGCCTTCCACCTCGAGCTGGGGGGAAGGGGGCTATTTCGAGGTCTGGGTGAATCCGAAAACCGATTGGATCTACCCGCCGCTGCACGACGCGGCGCGGCGGCTCATCTCCCTGGTGGAGCGGCGCGGCGCCGGCAACGGCTCCATCCCGCGGGCCCTGGCGCAGGCGGGGCGCGAGCTGCTGTTGGCGCAATCCTCGGACTGGCCCTTCATCCTGCGCAACGAGACGGCGGTGGGCTACGCGCGCGAGCGGGTCCTGCGGCACCTGGACCGGTTTCGGCGGCTGGCCGACGCGCTGGAGTCGGGAGGGGTGGACGAGGCGGAGCTGGCGGCGATGGAAGCGCAGGACAATCTCTTCCCTGACCTGGACGTGGCGGTATGGAGGCGGGCATGAACGGCACGGGGCACGGCATCGAAACCTTCGTCCTGGCGGGCGGGGAGGGAAAGCGCCTGCATCCGCTCACCCGCAAGCGCGCCAAGCCGGCGATGCCTTTCGCCGGACACTACCGGCTCATCGACTTCGTCCTCACCAACCTGGTCAACTCGAACCTGCTGCGCATCCACGTCCTCACCCAATATGAGTCCTACTCGCTCATCCGGCACCTGTCGCGCGGCTGGACCTTCTCCTCGCACCTGGGGCAGTACTGCGAGGTGATCCCGGCGATGTTCGGGGAAGGGCGCGGCTGGTACCTCGGATCCGCCGACGCGCTCTACCAGAACCTGGAGCGCATCCAGCGCGACCGTCCGAAGATCGTGGCGGTTTTCGGCGCCGACCACATCTACCGCATGGACG encodes the following:
- a CDS encoding 1,4-alpha-glucan branching protein domain-containing protein, which translates into the protein EGPAGLRLEEVLESGELREIARSELDLRASGWYVTPPKTDCRVRAHLGVEDRDGFRTLLVSNVLRIPREGAGDESESWRDPRARRETQTSRLGGSSPSGKPDWQRRAGITGGLSPRAAARPPAAGSLALVLHAHLPFIRHPEREYFLEEHWLFEAITETYLPLLDLLEDLCRDRVPARLTMSLTPTLMAMLRDPVLMAKYASHLDRMIELSRREMARTRGIPEMRPTAGFYRDRLRRFRQLFHDEYGGDLVGGFARLEARGVLEIIGCAATHGLLPALLSPEAVRAQVLLGVREHRRQLGRRPSGFWLPECGYFEGLDQVLSEAEVDYFFVDAHGFRQASHRPRLDLHAPILTPAGVAAFARDQETTVQVWSSKEGYPGDPEYRDFYRDIGFDLEWETVGEFLDPAGTRGMTGFKYHRITGATDGKQPYRRDIALQRVAVHARDFLENRRRQMEYLARPGFRKPLVTSMYDAELFGHWWFEGPEWLAAVLREAAEHGIRTVSPGDYLQENPVTQESEPSTSSWGEGGYFEVWVNPKTDWIYPPLHDAARRLISLVERRGAGNGSIPRALAQAGRELLLAQSSDWPFILRNETAVGYARERVLRHLDRFRRLADALESGGVDEAELAAMEAQDNLFPDLDVAVWRRA